The nucleotide sequence AACGCAAGTGTTAAATCTAGAACGTGAGTTTGAGTTGCAAAGGATGAAAGAAAGTAAAACCATAAAGGAGGACTCTGGCAGATTTCTTAATTTAGCAAATCATATGAGATTGTTGGGTTCCacttttaataattcaaggaTCATTGAGAAAACCATAGTAATGGTACCTAAAAAATTTGAGGCTACCATAACAACTTTAGAAACTACTAAACTTTTCCAAAATAACACTTGCAGAGCTCTTAAGTGCTTTTTAAGTGCAAGAGCAACAATGTGTTATGAGACAAGAAGAAGTTGTTGAAGGTGCCTACCATCCAAGTATCACGACGATGGacattataagaaaaaaaaaaaaaaaaagtaccaaCCAACTGATATAGAAGGTGCAACACATagcaacaaaaataaaacaagtaGTTTCAAAGGAAACTACCCTCCTTGTAAGCATTACGGCAAGCTCGGACACACACCTTTTAAGTGTTGGAAGAAGCTTGATACTAAGTTCACTAAGTGCAATCAACTTGGGCATGAAGCGATCATCTGCAAAAATGAAACTCAACAGCAACTCTTTGTCGCATCATGTTTTACAAGCAGTGTCTCAAGCGAGTCTTGGTTGATTGATTAAGGATGCACAAATCATGACTTGTGATAAAgatcttttaaaatatttgaggCCTACTAAAGTATCAAAAGTTAAAATCATCCATGGTGTTCATATTCCAACAAAATAAATGGGAACCATTACAATTGAAACACAATCGGGCACTAAAATAATTTCTGATGTTCTTTATGTACCCAATTTAGACCAAAACTTGTTAAGTGTTGGTAGTTATTAAAAAAAGGCTTCAAAttgtattttgaagataaatactACTTGATCAAGGAAGCATCTAGAAAATACCTATTTAAAGTCATAATGAGAGGCAGAAGTTTCTCATTAAATCCATTGGAAAAAGAGTAGATGGTGTATCAACAAAAGAAAATAGTACTGAGTTATGGCATAGGAGACTCGGACACTATCATTATCAAGGGCTCATCAAAATGCCAAAACTGAATATGGTGGAGACCTTACCCAATCTGTATGTTAACgttataaaatatcatacatgTCAATTTGGTAAACGACAAAGAAAGCCTTTTCCAAAATCAACTTGAAAAGCTTCACAAAAGCTGCAACTAATTCACAACGATGTCGCTGAACCTCAAAGAAATCCATCACTACAAGGTAGCATCTATTACTTTCTTTTCATTAATGATTTTACAAGAATGTTCTAGATTATTTGCTTGAAATTCAAGTTAGAAGTTGTTGGTGTATTCTGGAAATTCAAAAAACTAGTAGAAAATTAAAATGGGTGTATGAttcaagatttgaggtatgataaTGGGAAGGAATATAGCTTAACATAATTTGATTCATTCTGTGAGGAGGCCGGCATTATACATCAACTTACAACTCCATACACACCAGAACAAAATAATACcagtgaaagaaaaaatagatggatAATAGAGATGGCCAGATGTATGTTACATGAGATGGAGCTGCCTAAAACATTCTTGATAGAGGTAGTAAATACTACAGTCTTTGTGTAAAATCAACTTCCAATGAAGGCCTTGGAAGCTAAAACACCATTTGAAGCTTGGTATAGGTTTAAACGATCATAAAGTTTTCTTAAAGTGTTTGGTTGTGTGTGTTTTGTTCATGTTCCTCGGGTTAAAAGTGACAAATTTGACTAGAAGGAGATTCCTGACATCTTTATAGGCTACAGTAATGTTTCCAAAGCATATAAGGTCTATCAACCTCAAATGGATAAAATTGTCATAAACAGAGATATTCAATTTATTTAGGACTAACACTGGAATTGGGAGAAGCCCAAAAACTATCCAACCAATCAATCTCAATTAGATACAAAATATCTAGTAGATGATCCTCTTGTTTGGGGCACAAGGTTGATCTCTGATATCTATTAGAGGTGCAATACAATAATTTATGAGCCCTCAAGCTATGAAAAAATAGGGTGATGGAAAATGGGCGGCAGAAATAAAAGAAGAGATGGTGATGATAAAGGAAAATGAGACGTGGGAGGTTGTTGAGAAACCTCTTGACAGAAAGATCATTGGTGTCAAATGGGTCTTTAGAACAAAGTTGAAAGCAGATGGTTCCATCAATAAAAACAAAGTAGGGCTTGTAGTGAAGGTTTATGCTCATATCCTTATAGTCGACTACTTAGATACTTTCGCACTAGTTGCTCGCCTTAACATAATCAGATTGCTACTAGCCATTGCAACAGAAAAAATTGGAAACTTTATCAACTAGATGTTAAGTCAACCTTTCTCAATGGTCTTCTCTAGGAGGATATTCAACCAAATGGTTTTGTAGTCAATGGTCAAGAAAACAAGGTTTATTTGCTAAAAAAAGTTCTCTATGGTTTAAGGCAATCACGGATAGCTTGGTATAGCTGGATAGATGATCATCTGTTAGGCTTGGGTTTCAAAAAAAACTTATCAGAATCCACTTTTTATGTTAAACACAAAGACAATGATATTCTTATTGTGTCTCTTATGTTGATGATCTTCTGTTCAcatgaaataatttaaagtttGTTGATGAGTTTAAAGAAGAAATAATGCAAGTTCTTGAAATGACAGATCTTGGTCTTATGTCCTATTTTCTTGGGATGGAGATCAAGCAAAGCAAAAGTGAAGAGTTCATTTGCCAAAAGAAATACGCAAAGGAAATTCtgaagaaatttcaaatgaaGGATTGCAAGCCGACGAGCACACCAATGaatcaaaatgagaaatattATAAAGATGATGGAGCCGATAAAGTTGATGAAGGGTATTATAGAAGCTTGATTGGATGCTTAATGTATCGCAATGCGACAAGGCCATATATTCTATTTGTTGTAAGTCTCTATCTTATTTTATGCATTGTGCAAGTGAGATGTATTTATGACCAGAAAAAAATACTAAGATGTATCAAAGGAACGGTTGACTATGGTGTAAATTTTGAGAAGTCTCAAAGTTTCAGGTTGCTTAGTTTCTCGGATAGTGATTAGAGTGGATCCACTGATAATATGAGAAGTACTTCTGGACATTGTTTTAGTCTAAGTTCAGAAATCTTTTCATGGTCATCTAATAAGTAGGAATTTGTTGCACAATCCACTGCAGAGGCTGAATTCATAGCAGCAACGACAATAGTACACCAAGACCTATGTATTAGAAAGCTCGTGTATGATTTACATATGGAACAAAATAACCGTACTGAGATTCTAGTCGACAACTAGGTAGCTATTGGAATCTCAAACAATCTGGTGTTTCATAGAAAAACCAAACATTTTAACAACAAGTTCTATTTCTTGAGAGAAGTGCAACAAAAGGGAGAACTGACTCTAATCTACTGCAAGTCTGAAAACCAGCTAGCAGACCTGTTCATTAAACCACTTCCAGTCAGCAAGTTTGAGCTTCTAAGGCAAAGAATTGGTGTTTTCATTTCATAAAGCAATGAGGAGTGTTTAAAGTTGCTTTATAAATGCAAActgatttttttctctatttttttatgtaCAAATCCTAGTCAAATTGGAATTCCTATTTTGGTAGGAAACTGTtagttagttattttatttttggtagaAATAGGTTGTTTTTTATGATAAGTTTAGCCTAATTTTAGTTTTAATAGAAACTATTTAAGGTAAAAATCAATGATCAATAACAGCGACTTTTTGCTAGAAAAAGAATTAACCTCTCTGCATATTCTCTTTTTTTAACTCCATTTTTGTTTCAGAGGCTAGCTTTTGAATTTAATTTCAACATTATTTCCCTTTAACGATTTCAAGACCAACAAAAACCATCCTTGGTACCTAGTTCCTATGAAGCCAACATAGCACTTTTGATGATAGAGATTGAAACTACTTATGGACCAAGTTCATCGAGTCTATGCCTTTTGTATCAAGTCAGCATTACAGTTGGAAATAGTACCGAGTGACAGAAAGTTGGTGAAAAAGGTGGCAAAGCTTCAACACCTTTTTTCTCCAACCAATCAAAAGAGTCCTAAGTTTTCTTGTCCCATATATATTtaacatgttacaacaacaaAACCTAATATCTCATAAGCGTAGAACACTTAATATctcttgaagaaaatctttttatgaAGCCTCATTTGCAATAGGGACTTGCTCAGTCATTTCCTTTGTCTCATGAGCTTGTTGTATATGAGTCTTTGTTTAGTGATTTGTAAACGGTCAACCTACTGCTCTAGTCGATTGATTGCAGCTTTCTCATTGTTTGTTCTAATCTCTTATGTTGAGTCATCTAAGGTTAGTTGACTGTTGAGTCTTGAGTTAACCAGTGATCGATTCAGCTAGAGTTAGTTGTTTTAGTTTTTAGCAATATAGTTATTGTTGTGGAGTGTTGtaatagatttcttgcaagttGTAGAGGATTAAGAGGTTAATCCCTTGAACTACAGAGTCAATATTCAATTAGTTTGAAGATAGTGAAGTGGTTTGAAATCCTATAAGGTATGCCGCGGTTTTACACCCTTGAGCAAGGAGATTTCCACGTAAATATTATGTGTGCATTATCTCCTTATGATGTACTTTCAGTTTACTCTTGTTCACTAGTGGATACGCTGGGTAAAGACCAAGTCCATCAATTGATTAGTAACTCATATACGCTTTCAGTTAGTATTCGAACAGTTTCTTCCTAAATGGTTAACACCTAAGAAGGATCGTCTCAAATGACATCACCATCAAATCTTAAAGAAGGTTTGTCTACTACTAGACCACTCAAGTTTATTAGCCAATAGTACGGATGGTGGAAAacttgcatgcatgattttatcatGGATGAGGACGGTGAGTTATGGGATGTGATTCTTGATAGATCTTATGTTCCCACTAAGCCTGTAAAAGTAGAAGAGGTCACCTCAAATGTTCCTAAAATAAGAAAGGCATCGATGAAGATGACAGGAAGAAGATCGAGaaaaacttcaaggaaaacaAACTCCTTGTTTGTGGTAGTAGTGCTGACAAATATAATAGGATCTCAACATGTGAATCAACTAAGGAGATCTGGGAATATTTGTAATCTACTCACGCAAGAACTAGTTAGGACAAGGAATCGAAGGTTGACATGTTCACCAGTCAATATGAAGCCTTTAGCATGAAAGAAGGTGAATCTATTCAAGAGATGCATACCAAGTTCACGACCATTAAAAACGAACTGCATTATCTTCATAAGGTGATCAGACATACCAAACAGGTTTGCAAAATTCTCAGTATTTTTCCAAAGTTGTGGAAGAGTAAGGTAAATGCTATTACAGAAGTTATGGACTAACAACTATAACCATGGATGAGTTGATAGAAAACTGAAAACCTatgaaataaaaaacaacaagacAAAGCAAGAGGTGAATAGAAGTAGGAAAAGAATTTGGTATTGAAGTCTGTAAATGGAGAATCTAGTGAAGAGAATGAAaacaaagcatacatcactaaaAGATTCcttaatattatgagaagtaatGGTGAAATAATTAGAAGAGGAGATTTTTCACGACTCGAGCCGAGGTCCTCGCTGCGATgggcatctcgaaccatgaagtcCCTATAAatcccttagcatactatcaaaatcataatccatatAAAATTAAAGTGCGTAAGCTATAATAAAATTCAAGGGAACTTATAATACAAATGACAATACAATACCCAAATTCCGTCCATGAAACCTCTTCAGAGTATAAGCTATCAAGGCTGGAATAAGGCCTCCGGCCACaccataaaaatgacaaaaactaCATAAGAAGAATATTCCTTCTGAAGaaaagggaggctcaccaacacCGAATCTTGTAACACTCTACTGCTACTAAGAGAGACCacgtgtaataccccgtatatttctaagctaaaaaataaaccattgttcctataCATGAACCCTCTTATCCTATGATTGATATTTGAGAACATGAATTaagatgagtatcctagtgataataaagattatgatgtgttaagcatgttcatcagagtcacttagagtaagccaagctaagaacttttaaATCCAACAagttttcatgtgtgatttcacatagctcatatttgaatgagaataactttgTTTATAGGTCTTATTTTGGAAGCTTTATACCTTCCAAATTATACagaatttaataagctttccgttaataccaaatttgcctaaaacagATACCCGAtaaagaagttatggcgatttaaagtttcagcaacGTAATTTAAGTCAGTGGCACGTCGCGCCGTAAGCCAAAATGATGTTCTTCAATTTACAGTGTCTCTCCGCTATTCTAGTGCGTCGCCAtgagtttccaggtcataaaCGGGTGGAAACACAATGTCTCCGCATCGCATCGGGAGtccaaatcgggtaattttcaaAGAAATTAAGTGATGTATCTAGAGGGTTATTTGGGTTATATTTCAAACCCTATATAAGTCCCAAACACGGGATTAAGGCCCCAAATAAGCTCTTTACATTACTTTTaatcaaaattctctcaagaacaagtctagggttatATTGGGGATTTCAAATTCCAAGCTCATTTCACTACTATCTTCATGgattattaatctaaggtatgtgtagtgttcatcaatggatccaatccgttcatagagctcaagaaccatgttttaaatattattttgtgaactttttgtagtgatatgagcatgtacatgttgatgattgttgttcaagttttaagatgatatctaaagatgttttcatggaatatatatggttgttagttgaaaactatgaactttaggtggtgtaatatGGTGTAAGTTATgaaatacacctatgccttaaagaatgcatgctaggtgtttgataaaattcttgggATGCTAGGAATTTAAGTtcacatggttccatgatatctagaTGACAAGTCTATATTAGCTAtatacttaattatgaattctATGCTATTGatatgttgctattgttgtggtatgaagcatgaatgataatggatatgtataatatttacacgaaatatatccattcaatccctacaatgtttaagatattgaataaattcatgaagtataagatcccttacttatgatattatgaattgtggactccaattttgtgatcaagtcatgtcatgtgtgtcagttttcttctatcgagtcctaagggtattcatccccaaaaaatatagttgtgtgcctagagccatgtcatgttgtcacgataatctaggtcaagctataatctatagaacttagtcagtcatgtgactcaagaaacctcagaaatctcatgatctcagttaattcccagatagtagtactattctgtcaATCAACGGAAGTTAGTTAATCAGTCCATGTACATTATTCAGTTGAAtaatgttcagtctcttcagatgggattagaagttagcaccgagtaaacccaaggatgggaactcacctaccagtttagggtgtgattcttagcagtcatccttacgttccagaactatgtagccaacataggttgagacatattattaacctgttagattagggttgatgaggtggcttaatgtGTCAGTTCAGGGTTCCCACTGCTCTCGTTTCGAgtaccttccagctaagggtcactcacaacggTCCTTACCAttagcacggtattgacacctctctagtcggggcagagattggatcctagcttagccataatgtcacacatggggcatgtcaattaaacaactacctcctatagtttcagacttagtctcagtaaaagaactcagatagttcttaagatattagtataccaggactattatatatagtcaaattcagttatagcacgggactcagaaagttccatcagattcaagattgTTAGACACAGTCGCCCATGCTATCATAACTACAGTTTTGACCATATCAGTTATCattaaactatgtattagcatacagataagctatcacgtactcacgatcttagttactatgtatgtatgtttgtactcttacgttcatatcaatcaTGGTTTAGTTtatggtcttttggggtcataagcaccgtgtagcattccgatttagaaaattagggttgtacaaacatggtatcaaatcctaaggttcaatagagtcctaggaagtctgaaagccgcatctagtagtgtTTTGTGCATGGCTGTGTTGTGTGCCACaattatgtgcaagaggctatgcgatgattaagaatagtttcccttctttcagtattcatgtcgtgccagtgagcataatcacaagtcagtctctcagtctaatttgcttcttctctttattttagaacatgcctccgaagagtagaaatcagtcagcccctcaatccgaagaacctttgggcaatcatgtttctcatacggagttTAGGACCGCATATACCACACTTGCTTAGTCTGTGGCTGCCTAAAATGAATGTCCACCAGTTATTCCTgtcaatccagtggccaataccacaacagctaggattcgggacttcacccgaatgagccctctATCTTTCTTCAGGACTAAATTTgataaagaccctcaggaattcattgaccaagtccaaaaagtcattgatatcatgggagttacttctgttTAGAGTGCTGAGTTATCCGCATACCAATTACAAGAAgtcgctcatacttggtacaaatagtggaagtctgagagggtaGACGATGCATGTCCTATTatgtgggaggaatttgtcacggctttcttagacagattctttcccaaAGAGCTGAGaaaggccaaagttcttgagtttatcaacctcaagcatggaaatatgatggttagagagtattctcttagatttactcagctagccagatatgcctctaatgtggttgcagacaatagggctaagatgagcaagttcgtgtcagaggtaaatgatagcatggtaaatgagtgtagatctatgatgctgaataatgatatgactttatataggctcatgacccatgctcagcaaatagaggagcagaaggttaggactagggagagatagaacaagagagcaaggtaaGGCAGTTTCAGTTCTGCTCAACCTAAACTAGAGGGAGCAAACCGTTCAcaattttatcctaagtcatcagcaCCAGCTCATTCTTCCGCCAgtgttccagctccttcctccactagtgcaccagtgccaaaattcaaagacagcaacaaagatagagcaccaggctctaaatctcagtgCAGTATTAGCAGTACCTGAACAAATCGCctatgtcaaacttgtggtaacaACCATaagggtatttacagagctggTAGTATTGtctgttttagttgtggcaagtcCAGCCATAGGATTAAAGAGTGTCCTCAGCCAGATCCTTAAGGTCCACAAAACCATTCCACAGCTCAGTTCGGTTGCctaaaccagtagggtgccacttccagggCTACTAATGGGCAACTCCCAAACAGACTCTACAATCTTCAGAcctaacaggatcaggaaaattctcctgatatcattactggtacattacagattttctatATTCAtgtgctttgctagacccaggtgcatccttattttttgtcactccatacatagtaggtgatttcagaatcagtctcaaaattttagcagagcccttttttgtctctaccctagtgggtaaaaccatcatagcttggtgggtatacaggaattgcccagttatgatatttcaaaaatccacgtCAGCAAATTTAGTCAAGTCAGAGATgactgactttgatgtcattctcgacatagattggcttcattcctccTATGCCAAAGTCGAATAGAGAAAAAGAATAGTTTAGTTATAATTCCCAAATGAGCCCgccctagagtggaggggtagtacctcagcgtgtcagcttatttcctaccttcaggcaaggaaaataatttctaaggggtgtgtgtatcatctcgtgcatgttaaggattccagttccaaatctcccagtctcgaatcagtcccagtggtgatgaatattcagatgtctttcctaaagatctacCAGGAATTCCTCGCGAAGGGGAAATAGACTTTAatatagaccttctcctagatactcagtctatttatattctaccatatagaatggcaccagtagaactcaaggaactaaaagatcagttgaaggatctctttgataagggattcattagactcAGTGTTTcctcgtggggcacaccagtcttattcgtatgcaagaaagacggttctctcatgatgtgtattgattaccgttagctcaacaaagttactGTCAAGGACAAGAATCCTCTTCCCATAatagatgaattgtttgaccaacttcagggtgccagttatttctccaagatagacctcagattaggctatcatcagctcagatttatAGAATGTGACATCCCAGAGATTTCTTTTCGTACtctgtatggtcactttaaatttctagttatgtcatttggtattaccaatgccccagctgcttgtatggacttgatgaatcatgtgttcaaggagtacttggacatgtttgtcatagtcttcattgatgatattctggtctatacTCGCACTGAGCGTGATcgttcagaccatctcagaattgttcttcagactcttagggatcattagttattcaccaagttcagtaagtgtgaattttatctaagattagtagcattcctgggccatattatttctggtgatggcattaaagtagatcctcagaaaaccgaagcggtaagaaactggcctcgctttttatctccatcagatatcaggagtttcttgtgttttgctggctattacaaatggtttgtcaAGGTATTTTCTGCTATTGCATttcctatgtccatattgactcataAAAAGGTTAAGTTTTGATGGTCAGATTCATTTGAGAAGAATTTTTAAGagatgaagactcgactcacctcatctcTAGTTCTAGCCCTTCTAGATGGCTCAGACAGTTTCATAgactattgtgatgcatccagagtggttttaggttgtgtcctcatgcatcattgtaaggtcatagtctacgcCTCCATACagctaaagccccatgagaagaattacctactCATGTCTTGAGTTAGCAGATGTagtatttttcttgaagatttagaggcattatctttatggggttcatgtagatgtctttatagatcataagagtcttcagtatgtcttttctcagaaagatctcaatcgtcgtcagagaagatggttagagcttttgaaatattatgacatgagtgttctttatcatctgggcaaggccaatattgtggccgatgctctcagtagactctctatgggtagtgttcctcacgttgaggatagaaagaagaaaatagctcaggaaatccatcagctggCCAGACTAGGCATTCCTTTAGTCGACTCTAccgagggtggtgtatgtgttcagagtagttcagagtcatctctagttttcgaggtgaaagaaaagcaagacagggatcctacccttgtcaagctgaaagagtcagcTCAGAATTAGATAGTTAAggtttttcccaagggggagatagtgttcttcattgtcagggtcgtttgtgcgttccaggtgtagatggcttgagggagaaaattcttgcagaagcgcatggtgcgtgatactctattcatccaggggccagtAAGATGTATGacaacttgtgggagatctattggtggagttcaccattcctacttagaagtgggaagaagtgaacaaggactttgtgatgggtttgcctagaactcgtcatcagcatgattcattttaggttattgtagacagagtaaccaagtcagctcattttctttctgttcgtacttcttattcagccaaggattatgccaaactctagatcagggagttggtcagattacacggtattccactatctattatttcagatagaggtacctagtttacctcttatttctagaaagtgttccaaaagggttttggtacacAAGTTTATCTCAGTGTAGCGTTTCATCCTTAGCCAGATTATAAAGCAAAAATGACCATTCAGAATCTCAAAAATatactaagggtgtgtgcaatagatttcaaggaaagttgggatgaccacttgcctttgattgagtttgcatataacaatagctattattttagtattcagatagctccattaaaagctctctatggtaggagatatagatctctaatcggttggttcaaagtttgtgaggcctcagttataggtccagacttagtattcaataccttagagaaatttcagttgatccgagagagacttcgggctgctcagagccgaaaaaagtcttatgcagatgttcgtagaaaggatctcgagtttgagttCAATGACagtgtctacctcaagatctttcctatgaagggagtgaagaggttcggcaagaaagagaaactcagtcctcgatatgtcagtTCCTTCAGGATTCTTAGTcacttcagcaaggtagcttatgagctcaaattaccATCAGATCTAGCCTCAGCTCATCCAGTCTTCTATATATCTTTGATCAAGAAATACATAgatgacccagcagttgtagtccctatttagagaattgacgttcagaacagtctctcttatgaagagatgccaatcgaaatcttagactatcagactaatagattgaggaacaaagaagtccctctagtctaGGTTAATTGGTAAAATCattctcatgagggagctacttgggaagcagaagcagatatgcataccaagtatcctcacctcttccccgccaattcagatcaagcacaaggtaatagttctccttaagcgtactcagtttcatgttcatattcgtatcataaacttggtatctattaccgttgcatattcagtcatgcattcatgtatcagtccagtgtataatcatgcatcaaatatgcattctcattgggagaactcagttatcataagtcttagttatgcattcatgaatcagttactcatgtatcagatatatTGTCCAGCATGATGTGTTTAGATTATCAGTCATGTCCATCATGAGATNNNNNNNNNNNNNNNNNNNNNNNNNNNNNNNNNNNNNNNNNNNNNNNNNNNNNNNNNNNNNNNNNNNNNNNNNNNNNNNNNNNNNNNNNNNNNNNNNNNNNNNNNNNNNNNNNNNNNNNNNNNNNNNNNNNNNNNNNNNNNNNNNNNNNNNNNNNNNNNNNNNNNNNNNNNNNNNNNNNNNNNNNNNNNNNNNNNNNNNNNNNNNNNNNNNNNNNNNNNNNNNNNNNNNNNNNNNNNNNNNNNNNNNNNNNNNNNNNNNNNNNNNNNNNNNNNNNNNNNNNNNNNNNNNNNNNNNNNNNNNNNNNNNNNNNNNNNNNNNNNNNNNNNNNNNNNNNNNNNNNNNNNNNNNNNNNNNNNNNNNNNNNNNNNNNNNNNNNNNNNNNNNNNNNNNNNNNNNNNNNNNNNNNNNNNNNNNNNNNNNNNNNNNNNNNNNNNNNNNNNNNNNNNNNNNNNNNNNNNNNNNNNNNNNNNNNNNNNNNNNNNNNNNNNNNNNNNNNNNNNNNN is from Capsicum annuum cultivar UCD-10X-F1 chromosome 5, UCD10Xv1.1, whole genome shotgun sequence and encodes:
- the LOC124898444 gene encoding uncharacterized protein LOC124898444; translated protein: MVMIKENETWEVVEKPLDRKIIGVKWVFRTKLKADGSINKNKVGLVVKFVDEFKEEIMQVLEMTDLGLMSYFLGMEIKQSKSEEFICQKKYAKEILKKFQMKDCKPTSTPMNQNEKYYKDDGADKVDEGYYRSLIGCLMYRNATRPYILFVIHCFNESLHYFANRCTVFDEQMNYFYKQMHYSSELMHCFSKLMQCFDERTQCFTRTAKRLSETACLPHFVGLQWRCERTSAAVWFSGEGCYHEDDEGVC